AGCGCGGTGTTCCGCCACTCGTCCAGTTCTTGTTCTGCGTGCGGcacctgtctctctccacgGGTTTGAAATTCTTTCTGCGACCGTATCTGCCATTGTGCTTCACATCTGTGTCTGGGGACCTCGTTTTAGCAGAATCCCCTATAATTCTGTTCAGTTAGCAGCCTCCGCCACTCCCAAACTCGCAGCGAATTTGACCTAATGTTCGCGCCTCATAGTACCGTGCGCAGATGACACCTGTAGGCGCCTTGCCACTGCCCACCCGCTTCTTTGCTGCGCTATCTGAAGTCTAGGTCTCTACTTGCGACGACCAAAGAGCGCGCAACCGGGCtgccctgcgcctgcagagtgAGGGTTCCCTTTGCCCTAGAATAGGTGGCCTCCACATTTACTTGAAATACACACGcgcaatatatatatatatatatatatatatatatatatatatatagtgtatgtatatatacccGTGCATGTGTGTGATACTTCCTGCACAGCGTCACGCACGTGGGTTAGTGGTTGGTGTTTCGTGCGAACCGTAGGGATGCATGCGTCAGGCTTCTGCTACCTAGACTCTAAAACGGGAGAAGTCCGATTTTCTTGAAGCGTGATGAGCCGCTAGGGCTGCGGAGCCGCGCTGGCGAGAGCTCTACAGAGTAGAGACGGTGAGCTCTTTGCTCTGGTGGAGTTTGGCGTCGGGCGTCGAGGTGCCGCGCAAAGTGAGGAAGAGCCAGCGTGCGTAGAAAACGAGAAGTTGGTTTCCCAGTTAGGAGGGAGAGCAGcgggaggcagccgcgcggaaggcggaggcgaggagagggaggaaacGAAGTCAAACTAAACGACGACCCCAAAGGAATAGTGGTgactcgccgcctcctccccacctgccgcgcgcctgcgctcccGACTTTCTCTCCCCGTTACACGACAGAGAGCCTTGGGTGGAGCGCCGCTGGTGGACGCGAACTGCCTGTAccctgcgctgccgcgcggaagcctcgccctcgcctcgcgacgAGCCttcagacgcgcgcgcctgttCTGTACTACAGCTGAAGAGGGatgggcgcgcgccgcgacacgCCCAGCGCGCCCGACACTCTTGCGCACAGCCCTCTTCCGGTTGTCTCCTGGCGCGGGTCAAGCTTtggaaagaaaaagagatgCCTCGTCCTGATTCGTGAGCTGCTGCACTGCTTACGTGCGgggcttctccttcttctccttgaAGAGCGCGAGCAAGGAAGCACCAGCGACCTTCACGACCTTGAATCGGACACCGGGAATATCACCGACGGCGTGCCCGCTACGACCGAAACCGGCAACCAAAACTTCGTCGTTTTCGTCGATGTAGTTGAGCGAACCATCACGAGGAACGAAGGCCGTGATCTTCTTGCCATTCTTGATCAACTGGACGCGAACGCACTTACGAATGGCAGAGTTGGGCTGCACACGGAAAAGAAGCACACAACAGCCAAACGAATATACGTTCACCtgagagcgcgcgcgaggaaaaaGCGCGACGCAAAGAGCCAACCCGAGGAGACGCCCTTACCACACCGGAAGGAAGGCAGTGCACAACACGCTTCACTCTCTCCTTTTCACGGAAAGAGCTCCAGATGTACGTGGAGTGAAAGAGAGGAACCTTatgaggaaggagagagccCTCCTTTCCCAAACGTCTCTGCATCCCACTCCGTCCAGACTCTCTCCACGacccgcgtcttcgcgcgctcctttgcaggcgacagagagctgCCACACACCACTCAAAAGCACGCGAGATGCGAGCGGACAGAAAAAGCTGGCGGAATGGGACCTCCACGAGCTCGCAGTGTGCCCCTCCCGTGACACTCTGCGCGCGGAAGGAACAGCGCGAGAGCAACGCCTGTGAAGGGAAGTGGAAATGCCTTGCACGTGCACATCGGGTTGAcgtccgccagcgccgagcagcgaggcgaagaagagtgAGAAGCAAACACTTCGCCGACAGGACGAGCGAGGCACGCATCCTGAACAGGTTCGAGGTATCCAGCTGACATGTCTTGGAAACCGCCAAAAGAAGAGCAGCGCAGAAAGAAGCGCCTTCGGCCCTCAGACTCCCCCAGCGTCCAACGCACCTGTTTAGCCTCAATACCCAGCTTCTCAACGACGATGCCCTTGGCGTGGGAGCTGCCTCCGAACGGGTTGGCCTTCCATCTGTAGACATCCACGCGAAGAAAAATAGGCCGTTGCGTAGGCGAAGGAAAGCAGCCAAGGGACACAGCGTCCGCGGCCATAGCCGCCCTCGTCCCCCCTTGGCAAGGCCCCGTGTCGCGGAACTCGACGCACATTGTCAGAGCAGGGAGCCGCTGACGGTTGAAGAGCCCCTAAACTGCAAGATCTACGAGAAGTTGCAAAACAGTCACCTACCTGGTTCCCAAGTGAGCCTTCTTGTAGGTCTTGTCAGCCCACTTCTGCAGCCTACGGCGGGAGCGAAGCTTGCGGGCGGTACGGATACCGTTAGGCTTTCCTGAGAACAAAGCgcggaaagaaagaaaacagaaTCACTCCACCACCGAGGCAACTTTTTTCCCCAACAGAGTTTAGAGGCACTGCGCACTCCGCTGGCACAATAGAACTCACACCACGCAGGTGTACACACACCCGCAGCTGCCTTCAACGAGCGCAAAAGAACGGCTCGCCTGCACACTTCGTCTCGAACTTTTGCACAGTCCAGTCTTTTCCGTTCTCGAGCTGAGTGCTTTGAGTCAGAGCAGCACAGATAAACGCGGACGGAATGCACAGGGCGACCTGCCAGATTCCTCAGGCGGATGTCACTCGCTGCTACAACGGGACGAGGGTAGCCGGCCTCCCGCCCTCCACAAACCGCTATAGGATACAAGAGCTTTTCGCAAATATCGCCGCAAGGTTCAACGGAAAAGAGGTCTCAAAATAAACTAGgacagacagacgcggaggaaagagCGGGCGCATGCTTTCTGAATTCCAGCCCCACTGCCGACGGAAACGTCTGCCGCACAGAAAGACAACCCGGCAAGTGTACGCCCTGCGGAAAGAGCCTTGATTTCAGACAGCGAATTGCTCCCAATTCCGACCGGCGATGAAGGAACAGACACAGTCGGCGCAGCACTCCCTCCTCGAGttctttctctgcggcggccctgAACCCCCGTCCCCCTCCCTGCCGCAGGAAACATGCGCTCCCTGACGAGCCGCGGTTTCCAGGCAGTGGCGCAGAGCGACCGAACCAGAAAACCCTGACAAATTTTCCAGACAAGTGACGGAACGACGGCAGTTTTGGATGGAGAAAAacgccgcgagagcggctTCGGCTGGAGCCCCACGCTTCCTCTGTGCGTTGCAACTTGCGTGTCCGTGTGGGATACAGAGGAAAACGGCGAGGGAGGAAACGCGCAAGTTTCCTGTTGCTCTGCAGACTCACCCATTTTTGCAGAAGTTGATGACGGTGAACACTAGGGACGAGAAGTTCGGGGCATCACGAAAATGAATACACGAGTGAAACCGGCCTCgggagcgccgctgcctccaaGAAACTCCTCCAGGCGACATCCAGTTTTtcccgccgtctctcccgccgtttctccgttcttcttccttgGGTGACGCCttgggcgcgcgcgcactctgcatgcgtcgggcgctgcgcggtCGCATGTTGAAGACGGTGTGCTTCAAACTCTGTACACGCTTTCTAATATACGGCGAGCCACCTACGTACGGCGCCTCTTGGGCAAGCTGTCCCCCTTTTCGAAGTTCTACATgctcggcgcgtctgccgggTGTGTGGTTACTGTCTGATGCGGTTTCTGTCTGATGCGCGCGCCTTTTCAGCCGAGTCGCCGGCCTCTCCAGAGTCGGCTCCACTCTCGTTTTCGCAGCTCGTGTTGGttgctctctctgtcggAATCTCTCTGCCAGTTTTTcgtccctccgcctctggtACACTCCCCTCCGCCGACTTCGCTCCCCCGCGGCCCTAGTTGCGAGTAGAGCCCCTCTGagggctgcgtcgccgcagcagctgccgcttcAACGTTCCTGCGCGACGCTCAAGAAAACTGCGGTCCCCGCACAGTGTTTTGGGGAAGGCAAATGAAGAGCTTGCATGAATTCTTGCATAGACGGTGTGTGCAGCGGCCCCATCCACGCTAGCTAGGCGAAAGCCCGCACCGATCTCCACTTCGAAACACAGTCCTCTGGAGACTTCGCTTCCCGTGAGGAGCTCTGAGAAGCCCCGCGACTTGCGCAGCTTTTCTCTACACACGATTACTTGCGCCGATCTATATAGCATCCGCATCGACATCTTGTGTAAAGAAGAGTGTCCGCGGCCAGTCACCAGCTCTAGATCCGGGGTCATCTTGTCTCCGCAGCACTGCAAAAGACTACTAGACCCAGCGGTGAGGAGCTGCTGAGGCTCTCTTCATTTTGCTCCGCCGCGGGAAAGAGGCGGATTTGGCACCCTGGAAGATGCAGTGCGCTTCCTCTTTACTCGGCGTATGAGCTGACCAAATCGCCGAAGGAGGGGCGCGTGGCTGACTCCGACACAGGGCCTCAGGGTATCGAACAGCGGCGGCCTTTGCTGGGCACGCTGACACGCACTGATGGCAAGAGTGAAATTGCTCGCATCTGTAGAAGTTCTGTACGCGTAGTACATGCGCCAAAAATAGTCGCAAACCGCCGTACCCGCTGCATCGGGGCTGAGGAACTCTGCAACTTGTTCGCCCAAGTCACTCCACGGCAAGCTGTGGGAACTGTGAACGGTCCTCTCTGCCGATATTCCGCAGCTTTTTGCGTAAGAGGCAAATATGTGTTGGCCTGCAGCCTGAGCGTGTATATGTAGTGCGATACGCGAACCTTGCTCCAGCAAGAACCAGGCAAATCGACGATCCTGCATCCTTGCAGCAGAAGGCTCCTCCGAACATGTAAATGTGCATACACACATCTACACACATGTATGATATAGATGTATAAAAATATAGAGAGAGACCTGCGTTCACACGGACTCTCCAGCCTTCTGAATGCGCCTCCAGCAAGGGACGGGCGGCCGTCACGCCAGCCGAGACCTTGGTGACTGCGTAAGAAACCACACGTTTTTGTTTTGGCTGGAAAAGCGGCTTATGAATCCCTACATCTATGCATCGCATCTTACCTAGGGCCTTTCTCTTAAGTCTACGGCTCCCTACGGAAGACACACGGATAGTCTGTCAGCTTAGAgcgtggagagcgaagaggggCGGCCTCATGAGAAGACCGTAGCCCCGTACTCTGTCTCTCGAAATGTAGAGTCGTGGAAACAGGCGGCTTCTGCGAGACCACCGTAGCAGAAGCGACGGCGGGGGGATGCGGTATGGGCTTGCCAGCGACTGCCTGCGCGACTCCCAATTCTCGTCGCGTTTCTGCAACTGTTTGGAGGCTCCTGCGCTTGCAAATCTCTCGTTTGACCCATGTGCTTTGGCCTTTCGATCCTTTCGATTGTGCGACAGCCTGCAGGAGCACCGCTCCACACTCTGAAGAAGGGCGCTTCACTCGcgctgcgtttttttcgaAGCCTTTCTCTCAGGTCTCAGGTGCTTTCGCAGGCACGCACTTCGTGTTTCGACCTGCCTCCTATGCCTCCCTGCAGGCCCTCTACGCCGTGATGATGCAGCCACGACCTATGCCCTGCACTGATTCCTTCCTCTGTAAGTTCTCCTCTCGCGGTTTCTGCTAAATTTGCCGCTTGTCTCATCTCGCGTTGTTTGCTCATCTGTGCCTCCTAGGCTGCTTATCGCGCAAACTCTTCGCGGCGACCCCACTCGCCTCCGTGCGTTTGAACTCCCGCCGTACCGCCCCGCGGTAGGCGCCCGCTATCCCCCCTTTCTGTGGCAGTTGTCACTCCGTTCCCCACGCGTTTCCCTGAGAGCCTTCGTCTGAAGCCAGCCGCTCCTAggctcgctctctgcctctccactCAATTTCCCGTTCTACCCTGACCATCTTCTGGCGATTCTGCGACTCTCGGCTGACCTACCTTCGCGAGCTCCTTCGGCCGACTCTCTCGGCGCGTTTCTGCCGCGTAGCTCTTTCTTCTGACCCTTTGCCGGCAGCCTCCTCTCTTCATTCCGCTTCATGCCGCAGCCCTGCTTGCCCTGCTGCTCACCCAGTCTTTCTCCGCTCGCCGTGCTCGATCtccctgcgcgtcgtcgcaccGTTTTCTCTCTGAGTGATTCGAATGCGCCCGCTATCTTTCATCAGAAGACGAATCCTCTTTCCAGCACGTGTGTGAGAGAAACAAGGTGGAAACAGGAGAAGGAGTTTGCGAGTTCTTTTGCGGCCCTCTTTGCAGCTTCCTGCGATCTCTCAAcgcctccttttctctgccgcgcgcccgccctcgaCTTCGCGCAGCTCTCCAGCCCGAGAGAGACATCGGGAATGCGCGGCGATTTTTGATTTTTTCAACGGATTTCGTGGCAGACCCTTGGCGCTTTCTTCGCAGGCGTTTCTTTTCAAAGAGACGCGAGTTTGTCCTTCCCATTTCTGCGCGGTCGGCAGCCCTAGGATGCGAGGGATGAACTCGTGACGTtgctgcgagagagactAGCTCGGTTTgtcttcgccggcgggcgctcgACTCCTCGCTCGAAGGTTGTCTTTTCCGCGGTTTGGCGTGgactttcttcctcttcttttctggTTTtattcctctctcttccctgCTGTCTGCTTCTGCAATTGTCTTTTTTGCCTCTGGGAGACCGCTGGAGTTGCTCTCTCTCCGATCCTCTAAAACGCacgtccttcgccttctctgtcttgaagagggcgacgctcaacgaagcggcgacgcgtcgcctttTGTTattttttctcgtttttcttGGATTTCCTGCCGCTCCTCAAGCCTtggtctgcctcctcctctgaaAAAGTGCCGTTTCCTTCACTGCGGTGCGACTTGGTTTCTTCGCAGCAGAAAACAGtcccctcgcctctcctcgtgGTTCAGTCCGACTATTTCTACTCCTGGGGCCGTCTTTCCttctcgtctccgctctcgagGGGTCGGTTCTCTAcgctccctctgcgtctcccctcGCTTTGgcttttctcttcgtcttcgctctccagcgcgtctCAGCCCGCTGCGCGCATTTCCGCGCGCGTTCTCGAAGGGACTGCCCTGTTTCGTTATCTGTGTCTTGTTCGCctcttttctccttctcttgcgtttcgcgtggcgctgccttttctctcctgcGTTCTCCGTGGCGCCAGTTTCCCCCCCTCTCGCTGCTCTCCGCTCCTCGCCCTTGTTTCTGCGACATCCATCGCTTTTCACGGCACGTGTGCGTTCTTTTTGGCGCCGTCCGCCCGTCGTTCGTCTTCGTTCGTCTTGTCTCCACCATGACTGCCGTccgcccgcgggcctctggcggaggcgtcgtctACTGGGAGAAGCAGGGCGCGAATCGCATGTGCGCGCTGCATTGCATCAACTCGCTGCTCCAAGGCCCTGTCTACAACGAGACGGAGATGTGCAAAATCGGCCACGAGTTCgatcgccgcgagcgccagctGATGGCGGAGGGTGCGGACGCCTCGGCCTACAACGACTTCTTCGAGGGCGAGTCTGGAAACGTCGCGCATGACGGATTCTTCAACGTCTCCGTCTTGATGGAgtgcctgcggaggcagcacaTTCAGTGCCTCTCCACGTCGAAACCCGAAGTCCGCGAAGTCCTCGCTAACCCTGGAAGGGAGGAAGGTTTCATCTTCAACCTCAACGAACACTGGTTCACGATTCGCAAAGTTGAGGGCACTTGGtacgcagacgcgccagaGAATTCGCAGCAAAACCGGAGCGCATAAATATATTCATACTGCCATCTGCCGCACACATTACCGCagcaagagaaagaggagcgcgagagagaagagagattCAGGTGTCATGCCTTCGGTTGCATGCCGCTTCCGACCTGTTCACCCACACGTTCTCCCGTCTTTGGTTTCGCATGACGACTCTTCGTAGtcgtttcctctcgctgctACGATGTATGAGGACATGCGTTTTCGAGTCAGCATCCTCAGCGAGAAGACCTCCAAATCTGTGGGCGCGCATCTGTATTTTTGCGAGAAAAACTTGTGGTCCCCACGCGGTCCATCTCCGCACCGCTTGCTTCCCACGCTCTTCCCGAGAGGACAGAAATGAGTCTCttgcagcgagagagactggGCACGAGCGAAGACACTTGGCAGACGACAGAGATGAACGCTGGCTCGCCATTCCCATGAAAAAGGGGGAGGATGAGGCACTAAAGAGAAATAATTGCAGATTTCTCCTTCGTCCGCGTGGATTCTCCGGCTGAGCATGCTCGGGTTGTGTCCAgacgagctcgcgccgctctctgcgtgcccTCGAGTCGATCTGAAGTGgattcttctctctctctgcctccttgtCCCCCTCTTCGCCGCATAAATATCCATATCTACGTGCTATATATAAGTAGTGAGCAGCTTCGCGATTTTTTTCCATTTCTGCTTCTGTTTTTATGCGCTGCAGGTACAACTTGGACAGCCTGAAGCCCAGCCCCGTGGCGGTGTCCCCGGAGCAGCTGAAAAATCTTTTGACTTCGCTGACTCTTCAGGGCTACGTTTCCTTCGTTGCGCGGCGAGACGTCGGAcccctgccttcgccgcaacCCCAACAGGTGCAGATGCATCAGTTCTACTTGACAAGGCGCGACATGGAGGGTAAGGCGCACATGACGCGAAACGAAACGCCGCGGGCAGGAATTATATACGATTATGATCTTCCTCTACAGCTCTACACTTGTATTAGCGGAATCTAATGTTGAAGTGCAACAGACTCACGCATTCAGATTCCACGCCTTTCAGTTTCTAGtcgctcgccggcctcggaggcgcatgcggcctTCGTCAGGGCGCGTGGATATACTGGAGTGTGGATGCATGCAGCTTTCCGGAGAAAGAGTCTGCGCGTCCCCGTGCGAGGGGCTTATGACGTGCAATGAGAGGCATCCTATGCGCGTTCTGTCTTTGTTTCGCGTGCTTACATTTGTAGCGTTGCAGGCtcaggcgagagcgaaggaagctgaggacgcgaagaaagccgcggcgcatgcagacgacgTAAGCTGAAGAATTGCCTATCAGtagagaggcacgcgcgagGGTGATGCTGAGCGCGTTTGAAGAGCACCAAAGGACACGTGAACTCCGTCGCGCCGCATCTTTGCTGAATGATTGCTCCTTTGTCCCCTCTTGCTTGGGCTTGGTCTTTATTGGGtttcggcgacggcggagtcAGTGAGAGTTTTGTAggtttttttctgcttcacATTCCATGTTTCCTTAACTAGATATTCTCAGGAGTACCTTTcgttcgttttcttttcagaGCGACTCAGGGCGTTCGTTTCtcgcgtgggcgccgcgcggcaagCGCGATGAGCACACCTGGCCTTCTGAAGGCGGCTAGTACGTCGACTGCATCTGCTTGTTTCTGCGGGAGGAACTCGCTGAGGCCTTTCCCTTttcagcagccgccgacCCTTTCCATTCAGTCCAGGCTCTCGCTTTGACTGTATCTCTCCATGCACGCGGGAAAGAGGCGCATGTGCGTGACCGCGTCTTTGTTGTGAGACTACTTTCCTCCAACTGGATGCtgggggggggaaggccgcgcgcccgtgCAAACACCTGTTTGCCTCCATGCCTCCAGCCGTGAAGGCAGGTGGAAGAAGTGCATGCGTCCGCGGGTCTCTCACGCTTCATTTGGAGCCTTTCTGGCGTGTTTCTTCCCTGTGCGCCAGCACACGTTTTCTCTGTGCGCCGCCTCTTTCCTCGTTTTTCCTCAGCCGCTTGGACGCGCCCAAcgggagcgcggcggcggctccggcggCCGCTCAGAGCAGCCCGGAGCCCAGCGGCATCGGCGGCGACTTCGGCGATCTCGACGACGATCctgagctgcgcgaggccctgcggctgtcgctcgAAACGTACAAGCAGGTACCAGGAAGAAAATCCGAAAAACACAATATCTGTATGCATCTGTATCTACATATACATCTACATATCTGTCAGTATTCAagcatgcatgtgtatgaCTTGTCTGGGATAGTGCGTTGAGTCCAGTGCGTTGATCGAGTACTGCGCACATGTGTGTACAGATATGGaacatatacgtatatatatgtatatttgtatgcATCTACATGTGTGGCTGTGTATGCGGGCTTTCGGGTTTGCAGGAAATGCAGGCGCCCCCGGAGGAGCCCCCCGAGGACGCTCAGGATATCTGTACCCTCGTGATTCGACTGCGAAACGGCGAAAGAGTCACTCGCCGCTTCCGCAAGGCAGACACGATGGAGGTATGTGACGCCACGGGTGTCGCGCCTGAGTTGGATGCCTTCTCTGCTCTTCAGCACTTTCGTCTTTTTCAGAGTTTCTGCGGCCTTCCTGTGCCGGGGAGATTCGCGCGAGACG
The Besnoitia besnoiti strain Bb-Ger1 chromosome VIII, whole genome shotgun sequence genome window above contains:
- a CDS encoding ribosomal protein RPS23 (encoded by transcript BESB_083100), producing the protein MGKPNGIRTARKLRSRRRLQKWADKTYKKAHLGTRWKANPFGGSSHAKGIVVEKLGIEAKQPNSAIRKCVRVQLIKNGKKITAFVPRDGSLNYIDENDEVLVAGFGRSGHAVGDIPGVRFKVVKVAGASLLALFKEKKEKPRT
- a CDS encoding josephin protein (encoded by transcript BESB_083110), which gives rise to MTAVRPRASGGGVVYWEKQGANRMCALHCINSLLQGPVYNETEMCKIGHEFDRRERQLMAEGADASAYNDFFEGESGNVAHDGFFNVSVLMECLRRQHIQCLSTSKPEVREVLANPGREEGFIFNLNEHWFTIRKVEGTWYNLDSLKPSPVAVSPEQLKNLLTSLTLQGYVSFVARRDVGPLPSPQPQQVQMHQFYLTRRDMEALQAQARAKEAEDAKKAAAHADDSDSGRSFLAWAPRGKRDEHTWPSEGGYRLDAPNGSAAAAPAAAQSSPEPSGIGGDFGDLDDDPELREALRLSLETYKQEMQAPPEEPPEDAQDICTLVIRLRNGERVTRRFRKADTMEHVFQWAEYEASRRSPTPGASCVLVQTVPRRKFCKLSGQISLCEADAEGVSVKGRDLQDLGFQRREQLMMMQL